From the genome of Candidatus Binatia bacterium:
AGATCGCGGCCTTCAGACTTGCCCGCATTCGTTCGAGCGAGCGGGCCAACTCGCCGACCTCGTCTTTGGACTCCGAGAAGATCGGCGTCTCCAAATCGCCGGTGCTGATTTTGCCGGCAGCGTCGGTGAGCTGGCGAATAGGATGGATGATGCCGTGCGCCAGGAGAAAGACGAGGATCAAGCTGGCAATCACCGCGGCGGCGACCAGCGCCACTACCGGAAGCACCGTCCCCCTCACCTCTTCATCCACCGCCGCGCTCCAAAAACCCAGATGGACGGAGCCCCATTGGCCGTTTAGGATCGGCGCGCGCGCTTCATAAACGTTTTCCCCGTCATACCTCTGCTGGAGAAATTGGAATTCTCCGCGCTCCCCGGGCGAGACCGGCTGCTGAAGATAAAGCGGAAATGATTTCAAGCTATGGGCCCGCACGCCGCCGGTGCGATTCTCCACGAATACATACGCCACTCCGTCGAGACGGCCGTACCGGGCAACCAGCGCGCGCAGCTCGGGCAACTCTCTTTCCGCGGTCAATCCCGCGGCCGCATCGCTCAGATCGCCCGCGATCGCCGCGATCCTGCGATCGATTTGCGTGCGCGCCGCGTGGCTCATGGACTGATAGACCAGCGCCACGACGAACAATCCTAGAACGACGATCAAGGCGCCATAGGTGTAGGCGATCCGCCACTTCAAACTTTCATGCCAGCGCGAAACGACTGAGAGAAGCAGTTTCCCGTTCCTCGGCGCAATCGGCGTCTCCGTCATGATGTCCTCGCTAGAGAGTAAAGCTGTTGTTGTTAGGCGGCGCCTTGAGAGTGCGAATCTCGTCGCTCATTCTCTGCTGAAAGCGGACCTTGAGTCTCTTGTCCGGAATGACCTGGCTCACGGACTCGACCAGCTCGACGATCCGGCTCTTGGGAAAAGCTTCCGCAGTCGCCCCGAGCGCGGCGATCTGGTCGCGCACGACGACCGAAGCGATCGGCCCCGACACTTCGGCCAAGCCGTGGACCATGCGGTCGAAAAATCCCTGGGGAACCGGATCCGCGACCGGTTTGTGCGCCGCCACGTCCGGCGCTGCCGCCGGCCGCGCCGCGCCGGGCGCGAGCTCGACGAGCCCTTCGCCATGA
Proteins encoded in this window:
- a CDS encoding HAMP domain-containing protein, whose protein sequence is MTETPIAPRNGKLLLSVVSRWHESLKWRIAYTYGALIVVLGLFVVALVYQSMSHAARTQIDRRIAAIAGDLSDAAAGLTAERELPELRALVARYGRLDGVAYVFVENRTGGVRAHSLKSFPLYLQQPVSPGERGEFQFLQQRYDGENVYEARAPILNGQWGSVHLGFWSAAVDEEVRGTVLPVVALVAAAVIASLILVFLLAHGIIHPIRQLTDAAGKISTGDLETPIFSESKDEVGELARSLERMRASLKAAIWRLSRAN